The DNA region CGCCAACGTGATCGTCTTCCTGGCGTCCGACTACTCCTCGTACATGACCGGAGAATCGGTCTCCGTCAGCAGCCAGCGGGCCTAGGACCACAATGGGCCCGTGCCTCCTACGAAGAAGAAGCCCCAGGTGACCGCCGCGCCCGCCCGCCGTCGCGAACTTCTCGACACCGCCGCCGAGGTCTTCGCCGAGCAGGGCTACAACGCCACCACCGTCCGCAAGATCGCGGACCACGCGGGCATGCTCGCGGGCAGCCTCTACTACCACTTCGACTCCAAGGAATCGATGCTGGAGGAGATCCTGCGGACCTTCATGGACGAGCTGTGGGACGGGTACGACACCGTCCTGGAGGCCGAGCTCGGCCCCCGCGAGACGCTGGAGGCCCTGGTCACCGAGTCCTTCCGGGAGATCGACCGGCACCGCGCGGCCGTCGCGATCTACCAGCGGGAGTCCAGGCACCTCGTCGCGCAGGAGCGGTTCGCGTTCCTCGCCGAGTCGCAGCGCAGATTCGAGAAGACGTGGCTGGCCACGCTGGAGCGGGGAGTGGCCGGCGAGGTCTTCCGGGACGACCTGGACATCCGGCTCACCTACCGGTTCGTGCGCGACACGGTGTGGGTCGCCGCGTCCTGGTACCGGCCCGGCGGACAGCACAGCCCGGAGGAGATCGCCCGGCAGTACCTGTCGATGGTCCTCGACGGAATCGCCGTACGGACGTAACCCACTGAACTCACTGAACCCACTGAACCCACTGAACCCGCCGAACCAATTGGACCCACTGAGGAGCCCGAGGAGTCGTCATGGCCGAGGCCTACATAGTCGAAGCGGTCCGTACGCCCGTGGGGCGCCGGAAGGGCGGTCTCGGCGGGGTCCATCCCGCCGACCTGGGCGCGCATGTGCTGAAGGCCCTGGTCGCGCGGTCCGGGGTCGACCCGGCCGCGGTCGAGGACGTCGTCTTCGGGTGTCTGGACACCGTCGGGCCGCAGGCGGGGGACATCGCGCGGACGTGCTGGCTGGCGGCCGGGCTGCCCGAGGAGGTGCCCGGGGTGACGATCGACCGGCAGTGCGGGTCCTCGCAGCAGGCCGTGCACTTCGCCGCGCAGGGTGTTCTGTCCGGCACGCAGGACCTGGTGGTCGCGGGCGGCGTCCAGAACATGACTCAGATCCCCATCGCCTTCGCCTCCCGCCAGGCCGCGGAGCCGCTGGGGCTCACGGAGGGGCCGTTCGCGGGGAGCGAGGGGTGGCGGGCGCGGTACGGGGACCGGCCCGTCAACCAGTTCTACGGCGCCGAGCTGATCGCCGAGAAGTGGGGGATCAGCCGGCGGGACCAGGAGGAGTTCGCCCTGCGGTCGCATCAGCGGGCGATCCGGGCGATCGACGAGGGACGTTTCGAGCGGGAGGTCGTGCCGTTCGGGGACGTCACGGTCGACGAGGGGCCGCGGCGGGACACCTCACTGGAGAAGATGGCCGGGCTGAAGCCGGTCGTGGAGGGCGGCACCATCACCGCCGCCTGTTCCTCCCAGGTCTCCGACGGCGCGGCCGCGATGCTCCTCGCCTCCGAGCGGGCCGTGCGGGAGCACGGGCTCACGCCTCGGGCGCGGGTTCACCATCTTTCCGTGCGGGGGGAGGATCCGATACGGATGCTGTCGGCGCCGATTCCGGCCACCGCGTACGCCTTGAGGAAGGCCGGGATGTCCATCGGTGACATCGACCTCGTCGAGATCAACGAGGCGTTCGCGCCTGTGGTGCTCGCCTGGTTGAAGGAGACCGGGGCGGATCCCGACAAGGTCAATGTCAACGGGGGCGCCATTGCCTTGGGGCACCCGTTGGGGGCGACCGGGGTGAAGCTGATGACCACGCTGCTGCATGAACTGGAGCGGACCGGGGGGCGGTTCGGGTTGCAGACCATGTGTGAGGGCGGGGGCCAGGCGAACGTGACGATTGTTGAGCGGCTTTAGGTTGTTCGGTCGGGTGCGGGTGCGGGTGCGGGTGCGGGTGGGGTGTGGCTGGTCGCGCCCACGCGGCGGAGCCGCAGAGTGTCACAGCTCCGCGCCCCTGAAAGAAGGGCGCTCATGGTGAGCCGGGGTCTGGGAGCGCGCGGAGTGTTTCCCGGGCCTCCGCCATCACCCGAGCTACCAGCTCCGCGCACGACGGCAGGTCCTCGATCAGCCCCGCCACCTGGCCCGAGGCCATCACCCCCAGATCGGTGCGGCCCTCGACCATCGAGGCGCGCAGCAGCATCGGGGTGTTGGCGGCGAGGAGGACCTGGCTCCAGGTCAGGTTCTTGCCGTGTTTCATCGCCAGGCCGTCGCGGATCAGTTGCGGCCAGGTGAGGCCAGAGAGCTTTCGGAAGCGGGCGGCCCGGCGTATCGCCCGGGTCAGCGTTCTCGTGCGGCCCGCCTCCTCAAGGGAGTTGACGAGGTCCGTGCGGAGCATGCGGTGGGGGAGGCCGTCCACGGCTGTCGTCACCGTCACGTCCTTCACCGTGGCCGCGAGGTACTGGGCCTTCACCGCGTCCGGGACCGTGGAGTCGGAGGTCAGGAGGAAGCGGGTGCCCATGGCGATGCCCGCCGCGCCGTACGCGAGTGCCGCGACCAGACCCCGGCCGTCGAAGAAGCCGCCCGCCGCGATCACCGGTATGTCCACGGCGTCCACGACCTGGGGGAGGAGCACGGTGGTCGCCACCTCGCCGGTGTGACCGCCGCCCTCGCCGCCCTGCACGATCACCGCGTCCGCGCCCCAGGCAGCGACCTTCTCCGCGTGACGGCGGGCCCCGATCGACGGGATGACGACGACTCCCGCGTCCTTGAGTTCGGCGATCAGCTCACGGGAGGGCGCGAGCGCGAAGGAGGCGACCTTCACCTCCTCCTCGACGATCAGCCGGACACGGTCGCGGGCGTCCCCCGCGTCCGCGCGCAGGTTCACACCGAACGGCGCGTCCGTACGGGACCTGACCTCCCGGACCGCCTCCCGCAACTGGGCGAGGGTCATCGTCGCGGAGGCCAGGATGCCCAGCGCTCCCGCGTTCGCCGAGGCGGAGACCAGACGCGGCCCCGCCACCCAGCCCATCCCGGTCTGCACGATCGGGTACCGGACGCCGGCCAGTTTCGTGAGCGCGGTCTCCATCAGCCCGGGACCTCACGGTCGCGCAGCCCCTGCGGGTCGATGACCTCGCGGATCAACTCCAGCTCCGCCGGGGTCGGTTCGCGGGTGTACGGGACCTCGTCGGGAACCGTCGGCTCGAACCCGGTCGCCGCCAGGATCTCCTCGACCGTCACTCCCGGATGCAGCGAGGCGAGCCGCATCGAGTGGTCCGGGGTCGCGAAGTCGAACACTCCCAGGTTCGACACGACCCGGGGGATGCGGTGGAAGCGGGTCGCCGTGGGACCGGCCGCCGCCGCGCTGTCGTATCCCACCCCGCTGATCATGTCGACCTTCTCGACGAAGACCCGTGTCGAGTGCTTGGGCACCCAGTAACTGACCGGGTTGTTCAGGGTGTTGACGGGCGCGCCCCGCACCCCGAGCAGCTGTCGCGCGGGCCGCTCCCAGTCGCCGATGCAGGAGATGTTCTGGTTGCCGAAGCGGTCGATCTGGCTCGCGCCCATCATCACGTGCCGACGCCCGCCGGTGACCATCGTGAGATGCCTGCGGTAGGGCAGCCAGCCCTCGGGCGTGCCGTCCGGGCCGACCAGCATCGCCTCGCCGTCCGTGAGCAGGAGATCCGGGGCGAAGGTCCGCCGGGCGAGCCTGGCCCCGACCGAGGGGACTGCACCCATGGGGCTGGCGAGCACCTCGCCGTTGTCCCGCCAGGCCTCGGCGCAGGCGATCACGCAGTACTCGGCGCGGGTGGGTGCGAGGAGAGGGGTGCGGGCGGGCGGGGGGAGCGGGGCGCCGGTGGGCGGGACAGGGGAGGGGCTGGTCGCGTCCGTCATCGCCGCTCCTCGTGCCAGGCCTGTGCGGCCGACTGGTAGGCCTTCTCGTCCCCGTACAGGAACCGCTCGCTGAACTCGGGCCACGGCGTCGTCGCGTACAGCTTCTGGAAGGGCTCGTCGCGGTCGTGGTCGGGGACGCAGGAGGTGGGGTGTGCGCCACCGGGCGTCTCGACGACTCCCGTGACCGAGTGCCGGTTGACCAGGAGGGTCTGCGGTACCGCGTCGTCGAAGCGGTCCACGAGCCGCTCGCAGGAGACGTACGCATCGTCCGCGGCCTCGCAGAAGAGGTCGTCGAAGTACGGGTCCGGGCCCAGGTACTGGCCGTTGCCCGAACGGTCCGCGCGGTTGACGTGGACGAGTGCCGCGTCCATGCGCAGGGCCGGCATGGCGACGAAGGTCTCCCGGATCCCGGTCGACGGGTCCTCGTACGGCGAAGTGACCGTCCGCAGGCCGGGGTTGACCCGCATGACGTCCGAGCCGATGCCCGCCCGGACCGGCATGAAGGGCAGCCGGTTCGCGGCGGCGTGCAGCCCCCACATGAACATCGCCTCGTCGACCTCCGTCAGCTCGAAGGCCCCGCTCTGCCGGGCGGCACGGTAGTGCGGCTCCAAGGGGATCGAGTCGAGCGTCACGAAGGCCGCGACGAGCCCCCGGATCCGCCCCGCGGCGGCGAGCATCCCGACGTCCGGGCCGCCGTACGACACGATCGTGAGGTCCGTGATCTCGGAGCGGAGCAGCGCTCTCACCAGGGCCATCGGCTTGCGGCGCGAGCCCCATCCGCCGATGCCGAGGGTCATCCCGCTCCGGAGCCGGGAGACGACCTCGTCGGCCGTCATCGTCTTGTCACTCACCTGCGCCCCCTCCTTCCTGATCCCTTCCGACTTCCCGATCCCTTCCGAACGTGTCCCGGACCCGGTCGCCCACCCCCGCGAGGTTCGCCTCGAAGGTGAAGCCCTGCTCGAAGCGGTAGCTGCGGCGCACGTCCACGGGGTCGATGCCGTTGATCGCGGCCTTGGCGAGCCGGATCAGCTGCCCGTCCTTGCTCGCGATCGAACGGGCCAACTCCAGGACGGCGGCACGCAGTTCGTCGCGCGGCACGACCCGCCACACCGACCCGTGCCGGTGCAGCTCGGCCGCGGTCGCCGTGCGCGAGGTGTAGTACAGCGCGCGCATCAGATGCTGCGGCACCAGCCGGGCCAGATGGGTGGCCGCGCCCAGGGCGCCCCGGTCCAGCTCGGGCAGGCCGAAGGTCGCGTCCTCGCTCGCCACGATCGCGTCAGCGTTGCCCACCAGGCCTATCCCGCCGCCCAGACAGAAGCCGTGCACCTCCGCCACCACGGGCACCTCGCACTCGTACACCGCGGCGAAGGCGTCGGCGCAGCCGCGGTTGGCGCCGAGCAGCGCGCTGCCGCCCTGCGCCTGTATCTCCTTGATGTCCACGCCCGCGTTGAACCCCCGCCCCTCGGCGGCCAGCACCACACAGCGGACCTCGGTGTCGCGGCCCGCCGCGCGCAGGGCGTCGGCCAGCTCGAACCAGCCGCGCACCGGCAGCGCGTTCACGGGCGGGAAGTCGACCGTGACGACGGAAATCCCCTTTTCCGGGGACGAGGTGGAGACACCCATCAGCTCATCAGCTACCTTTCGACCAAACATTTGTTAGGTGCGCCAGTTGTGAAGGTAACAGCCAACACCGACGAGTGGGAGGCCCTGTGGACAAACGGCTCGTGGTGGTCACCGGCGGCACCCGGGGCGTCGGCGCCGGCATCGCCCGCGCGTTTGTCGAGGCGGGCGCCGAGGTCGTGGTCTGTGCGCGCAGACCGCCCGAAGCGCCGGTCGAAGGCGTCGAGTTCGTCCCCCTCGATCTGCGGGACCCACCGGCCGTGCGCGCCTTCTTCGACGGGCTGCCCCGCGTCGACGTCCTGGTCAACAACGCGGGCGGCGCCCCCTACCGGCTGCTCGCGGAGACGGACGCCGAGCGGCACGCGCGCGTGATCGAACTCAACCTCACCGCACCGCTGACGGCGTCCCTGGCGGCGTACGAGCAGCTCAAGCGCGCGCGTGGCTCCGTCGTGATGATCGGCAGCGTCAGCGGGACACGGCCCTCGCCGGGCACGGCGGCCTACGGGGCGGCCAAGGCGGGCCTGGGGAACCTCGCGCGCTCGATGGCCGTGGAGTGGGCGCCGGACGTGCGGGTGAACACCCTCGTCGTCGGGATGGTCCGCACCGAGCTGTCCCACCTCCACTACGGGGGCGAGGACGGCATCGAGGCCGTCGCGCGCACCGTCCCCATGGGGCGGCTCGCCGAGCCCCTGGACGTCGGCAGGGCTGCCGTCTTCCTGGCGTCGGACGCCGCCGCGTACATCACCGGGGCCGGCCTCCTCGTGCACGGCGGCGGCGAGCGGCCCGCCTTCCTGGACGCGGCGACCGCCAACAAGGAACAGGCCGACGAGGAGAAAGAGGGAGGAGAAGCGGGATGACTGCAGGCAGCGGAATCTGCGACGGGCGGGTCGTGATCGTCACGGGCGCGGGACGCGGGCTCGGGCGGGCGCACGCACTCGCCTTCGCGGCGGAGGGCGCGCGCGTCGTCGTCAACGACCTGGGCGTGGGGCTCGACGGTTCGCCCGGCCCCGACAGCCCGGCCCGGCAGGTCGTCGAGGAGATCACGGCGGCCGGCGGCGAGGCGGTGGCGCACGGCGGGGACATCGCCACGACCGAGGGCGCCGCATCCCTCGTACACACGGCCGTGGACGCCTTCGGGCGGCTCGACACGCTCGTCAACAACGCCGGGTTCCTGCGCGACCGGATGCTCGTGAACCTTGACGAGGACGACTGGGACGCCGTCATGCGCGTCCACTTGAAGGGCCACTTCCTGCCGCTGAAGCACGCCGCGGCGCACTGGCGGGCGGAGGCGAAGGCGGGGCGCGTGCCGCAGGCGCGGATCGTCAACACCAGCTCCGGAGCGGGCCTGTCGGGGTCCGTCGGGCAGGGCAACTACAGCGCCGCCAAGGCCGGGATCGTGGGGCTCACACTGGTGGCCGCCGCCGAGATGGGGCGCTACGGAGTACAGGTCAACGCCATCGCGCCCGCCGCACGGACCCGGATGACCGAGGACACCTTCGCCAAGACGATGGCGGCACCCGACAGCGGCTTCGACGCGATGGCGCCCGCGAACGTGTCGCCGCTCGTCGTCTGGCTCGGCTCCGCCGCGAGCGCCGGCGTCACCGGACGCGTCTTCGAGACCGAGGGCGGCCGCATCACGGTCATGGAGGGCTGGCGACCCGGCCCGAGCACCGACAAAGGGGCGCGATGGACCCCCGCCGAGGCCGGGGACACGGCCCTCAAACTGATCGCCGAGGCGGAGGCACCCCAACCGGTCTACGGAGCGCAGTAGTGCGATCGGCGTACGACACCTAGGAGGACGACGCGCGGGGAACCCTTTGACCCCGCACCCCGTGCTCGCGAGGATGCCCAGCAGGGCGGGCCGGGCGGAGGTGGCTCAGGTGGAGTTCGTCGGGCGAACGGACAGCCTCGCGCTCCTCGCGGCGGCATGCGAGCGCGCCCGCGCGGGACACCCCCAACGGGTACTCGTCGAGGGCCCGGCCGGCATCGGCAAGACCGCCCTCATACGCCGCTTCCTGCGCGACGGCACACACGTGCTGTACGGGGCGGGGGAGGAGGCGGAGGCCGGGCTGGCGTTCGGAGTGCTGGAGCAACTGCTGGGCCGAGACGGCAATGGCGCCGGGGCCAGGACCGGGGCTGGGGCCGGTGTCGGCGGCGGGCGTTGGGCGGACGCGCACGCGGCCGGGGCGGCACTGCTGGAGGCCCTGGACGAGGCACAGGGAGCGGGCGGTGGCCCGGGCTCCGGCGAGGGGGCCGCGCGCGGCCCCGACGCCCCCGGCTCCGACGATCGGGCCACGCGCGATTCCGACGCCCCGGGCACCTCCGCCCCCGACACTCCCGCTGCCCCCGTCACCCTCGTCCTCGACGACGCCCAATGGGCCGACCACGCCTCCCTCCAGGCCCTCACCTTCGCCGTGCGCCGGCTGCGGGCCGACCGTGTGCTCGTTCTCGTCGTCGTGCGGGACGCCGAGGACACGCGGCTGGCCGCGGGGCTGCGGAGGCTGTTCACGGCGGACGACGCCGTGCGGGTGCGGCTCGACGGGCTCGGGCCCGCCGAACTGGCCGAACTCGGCGGAGGACTGGGCGTACGGGGACTCACCGCACGGGCCGCCGCACGGCTGCACGCACACACCGCGGGCAACCCCCTCCATGTGAAGGCACTCCTGGAACAGGAAGGAGCCGGACTCCTGGAGGCGCTCGGGGAGCCCGATGTGACGCCGCCCGCACCCAAGTCGTTCACGGCCCTCGTACTGGCGAAGCTCGCCGCCTGCTCGCCGGCCGCCGACGCCCTGGTCTGCGCGGCCGCGGTACTCGGCACACACTGCACGCCGGCCGACGCCTGGGAGGTCGCGGGCGCGGACCTGCTCGACGAGGAACGCCGGGCCGCCGACGTCCTCACAGCACTCGAAGAGGCCGTCCACACGGGCCTGTTGACCGAGGCCCCGGGCGATCCGCTGATCCGCTTCCCGCACCCCCTCGTACACGCCGCCGTCTACCACCAGCTCGGCCCCTCCCGCCGCGCCGCCCTGCACCTGAGCGCCGCCCGCACCGTCCGGGACCAGGCACACCGGCTGCGCCACCGGGCGCTGGCCGCGGCCGGCCCCGATCCGGAACTGGCCGCGGAACTCGCCACCCTGGGACGCAGGTTCGCCGCGGAAGGCGCCTGGGCGAACGCGGCCGGACAGCTGACGGCCGCCGCACGGCTCGGCCCGGACCCGGCGGTGTACGAGCAGTACACCCTCGAAGCCGTCGAGTGCGCGCTGCTCGCCGGAGACGTGCCCGACATGAGTGAAGTCGCGCAGCGGATCGCGCAGTTCACCCCCGGCGGCTGGCGCAGCTATCTCCTGGGAAGGCTCAGCCTGTTCGACCTGGACCGCGCCGAGGCGCTGCTCACGGACGCCTGGCACCGGTGCGACCCGGCGGCCGAACCCGTCCTCGGAGCACGTATCGCGGGCCAGTTCGCCGCCCTGCACGGCAGCATGTCGCACGGCGCCGAGATGGCCGAATGGGCCGACCTCGCCATCCGGCTCGCGCCCGACGACACGGCCACCGACATGATCCGCGTCCTGCGCCTCAGCGGCCTCGCCATGAGCGGCCGGGCCCCGCAGACGCTCGCCGCACTCGGCCCGCTGCCAGACCCGGCACTCGCCACCCCCGCCCAGCTGGAGGAACTCCTCGGCCGCGGCACCCTGCGCGAGTGGACCGGTGACCTCACCGGCGCCGTACGGGACCTGGGCGGCGTCTTCGGAGCCTGCCACGGGCGCGCCGCGTCCTTCCGGGTGGTCGCCGCGACCGCGCTCGCCTCCGCCGAGTACCGCGCGGGCCGCTGGGACGACGCGATCGTCCACACCGACCTCGCACTGTCCCTGGCCGCCGACACCGACCAGCCGCACATCGCCCTGTACTGCCGGATGCTCGCCGCCCAGGTACACGCGGTGCGGGGCACGTTCGCCAAGGCACAGGCACACGCGCGCGTGGCCCGCGTCTACGCGGCCGGCGGCCATGTGAACCCCACCCTGTGGGCCGCGCTCGCCGAAGCCCACCTCGCCCGCGCTCAGGGCCGGCCCGAGGAGGTCCTCGCGGCCCTGGGGCCCCTCCTCGCGCTCGCCCCGCGCGGCGACCTGGAGGAGCCCGGCACGATCCCGTGGGCGGACCTGCTCGCCGAAGCCTGGACGGCACTCGGCGACGAGAAGCGCGCCACCCAGGCACTCGCCCCGTACGAGGTCCTCGCCACCCAGCGAGGCCACCACGGGGCGCTGCTCGCCGCGGCCCGCGCCCGCGGCACCCTGGAGGCCGCGCGCGGCGACACGGTGGCCGCCGAGCGCGCCTTCCGCTCCGGCCTCAAGCACGCCGCGCACGTCGAGGCGCCCTTCGACCGCGCGCTGCTGCACCTCGCGTACGGCGGTTTCCTGCGCCGGGCGGGCCGCCGCACCCGCGCGGGCGAGCAGCTGCGCACCGCCCGCGACCTGCTCGTACGCCTCGACGCGCCGCCCGATCTCGGGCGCTGCGAACGGGAGTTGGCGGCCTGCGGACTCGGTCCCGTCGGGTCCGCGGCCGAGCGGGAGCCACGGACACGTGGAGCGGCGCTGCTCACCCCGCAGGAACTGGCGGTCGCCCGCCTCGTCGCGTCCGGGCTCACCAACCGGCAGGTGGCGCGCGAACTCGTCATCAGCGTCAAGACCGTCGAGTACCATCTCGGCCGGATCTTCCCCAAGCTGGGCGTCGACTCCCGTACGCGGCTCACGGCGGCGCTGGCCGCCGACGGGCCCGACTCCGGAGACGGGCTCGGCTCCGGGCCCGGACACGCACCCTAGGGATTCCCCCGGGGCACATCCCGGGGCGCCCGAACTCCCCCTGTCCGTACCGTCGGTCGGACCTTCACGGAAACAGTCGCGAAGGGAGCAGTAACCAACGGGGGATGAACAGAAATGCCGGAGAACACCCATCGAATGGTGACCGACGTCCCGCATGCCAAGGTGCGGGCCGTCACCGAGCGCGTCGTCCAGGAACTCACACTCGCCGCCGACAAGGTCGCCGCCCACTACGCGGAACCCGCCAAGTACCCACTGCCCGCGGACAGGACGGCCGCCGAGCACCTCGTCGCGCGGCGCTTCGACAGCCTCACCGACGAAAGGAGGAAGAAGGCGGCGGCCGCGGTCCTCGCCGACCTCAAGACCGGTGCCGTACGGTCCCGGCGACTCGGGGACCTGGCCCGTGTCGACCTGCGCTCGCCCGCCTCGGTGGACACGCAGGTCAAGCGCCTCGGCTTTCCCGAGCGGCTGAGGTTCCCGGCCGACGAACTCAGGAAGCCGCCGACTTCTCTCCTCCCCGAGGAGTCGGCCCCGCAGGGCCTGGCCGCCGTGCCGGCCGCCCTGCACAGGCTGGAACTGCGCATCCACCGGGTGAAGTGCGTGGACGAGACGTCCGAGTGGGGATCCGACGAGATCCATCTCGCCGGAACCAGCGTGGACGAGAGCGGCGACACCCTGAAGATCGGCCAGTTCAAGGTCCGCAGCTTCGACGACGGCGACGTCAAGGTGTATGACCCGCCGCGCCGCTTCCACTGGTTCGGCCTCGACGAGGGCACCAAGTACCCGAAGTCGTACTTCGTCACGCTGGTGCTCGCCGAGGTCGACTGGGGCGGCCTCGCCGACTACGTGGGCGCACTGCTCGACCTCATCAAGAAGAAGGTCACCGCCTACCTCGCCGCGGCCATCGGGGGCGCGATCGGCGCCTCCGGCGGACCCGTCGGCATCCTCATCGGGATGGCCGTCGGCGCGGCCGTCGGCTGGGTCTTCGACCAGCTCAAGGGCCTCTTCGGCGACGAGGTGTTCAAGCCCGTCACCGTCAGCGCCGTCATCCCCTCCCTCACCGGCCGCTGGGCGGGCCGCCCCTTCACCGCCCCGGCGGTCGCCGACTACCGCGGCCACGGCGGCCACTACCAACTGACGTACGACTGGCGCATGTACGACTGAGCGAGACGCACAGCCGTACGGCCGGATCCAACCTCGGGGGACACGGGGGATACAGGGGGATGCGGGGGCCGGAAGGGCCGCCGCCCGTCAACGGCACAGACGGGCGGCGGCCCTTCCGCTGCAGCGCCCCGTCAGGGGCGCGGGGAACTGCGCGACCAGCCCCCACCGTCCCGCACCCGACGACCCAACCCCATCTACGTGTCGCACTCCAGAACAGTCCGACAAAGCCCGCACCGCGCCCGAACCCGCCCTCGCACCGGCACCCGAATCCGCTGATGACAGGTCGGACAGGGAAACGACACCCGCAGCGGCCCGCGGCTGTCGGGGGTGAAGGCGTACGGGGCGTCGGCGGGCGGCGCCCCGACCGCGTGCTCCTGCGCATGACGACGATCCTTCGCGTACCGCCGCCGCCCCGCCCACCCCGCCGCGGTCAGCGGCGGCTGCCGCTCGTCGTGACGGGCCCGCGCCATGCCCTTCGTGTACGCGGTGTACGCCTGCGGGCTGGTGAACCAGATCGCCGGGTCCTCGCCGAGGACCAGGGACCGCTTGGCCAGCACGTACCCGAACTCCTCCGGCGTCAGATAGCCCAGCTTCTGCGAGGACGCCGAGTCCTCCCGGTACGCGTCGAGCAGCAGCCAGCCCGCGCCGAGATACGTCGTCGCCGTGTCCGTGAGGATCTCGTTGTCGCGCGTGCCGGGGAACGACAGGTCCAGGCGGTGCAGATAGACGTGCATCACCTCGTGCGCGAGCGCCGCGCCGATGTCCCTGCGGTGGGTACGGAACCGGTCGTTCAGCTCGATGAAGTACTCGGGGCCAGCGGCGAGCTCGACATTCGCCGCGTGCTCCATCTCCCGGAAACTCACGATCATGCGGGCATCCGGCAGACGGAAGTGCCGCACCAGCTCGCGAGCGACCCGCTGGGCGCCCAGATGGAGATCGTCCGTGTCGCAGAACGCCACATCGGCAGGGGCCACGCTGGTGTCGAAGGTGTGGATGGTGTCGTACGAGAGCCGTTTGTACAGCGCGGTGATCGCCGCCCGCACCGTGTCCAGGTGCGGGTAGCCGTGCTCGACCGGACCGCCGTTCGTCACGTCCGTACCCCCAGAGAGGCCCTGAACCC from Streptomyces sp. NBC_00258 includes:
- a CDS encoding LuxR family transcriptional regulator, whose product is MPSRAGRAEVAQVEFVGRTDSLALLAAACERARAGHPQRVLVEGPAGIGKTALIRRFLRDGTHVLYGAGEEAEAGLAFGVLEQLLGRDGNGAGARTGAGAGVGGGRWADAHAAGAALLEALDEAQGAGGGPGSGEGAARGPDAPGSDDRATRDSDAPGTSAPDTPAAPVTLVLDDAQWADHASLQALTFAVRRLRADRVLVLVVVRDAEDTRLAAGLRRLFTADDAVRVRLDGLGPAELAELGGGLGVRGLTARAAARLHAHTAGNPLHVKALLEQEGAGLLEALGEPDVTPPAPKSFTALVLAKLAACSPAADALVCAAAVLGTHCTPADAWEVAGADLLDEERRAADVLTALEEAVHTGLLTEAPGDPLIRFPHPLVHAAVYHQLGPSRRAALHLSAARTVRDQAHRLRHRALAAAGPDPELAAELATLGRRFAAEGAWANAAGQLTAAARLGPDPAVYEQYTLEAVECALLAGDVPDMSEVAQRIAQFTPGGWRSYLLGRLSLFDLDRAEALLTDAWHRCDPAAEPVLGARIAGQFAALHGSMSHGAEMAEWADLAIRLAPDDTATDMIRVLRLSGLAMSGRAPQTLAALGPLPDPALATPAQLEELLGRGTLREWTGDLTGAVRDLGGVFGACHGRAASFRVVAATALASAEYRAGRWDDAIVHTDLALSLAADTDQPHIALYCRMLAAQVHAVRGTFAKAQAHARVARVYAAGGHVNPTLWAALAEAHLARAQGRPEEVLAALGPLLALAPRGDLEEPGTIPWADLLAEAWTALGDEKRATQALAPYEVLATQRGHHGALLAAARARGTLEAARGDTVAAERAFRSGLKHAAHVEAPFDRALLHLAYGGFLRRAGRRTRAGEQLRTARDLLVRLDAPPDLGRCERELAACGLGPVGSAAEREPRTRGAALLTPQELAVARLVASGLTNRQVARELVISVKTVEYHLGRIFPKLGVDSRTRLTAALAADGPDSGDGLGSGPGHAP